A section of the Candidatus Thermodiscus eudorianus genome encodes:
- a CDS encoding amino acid ABC transporter permease, with protein sequence MLDLALTYADLLLEGLGRTIAIAILGFALGFTISMLLSFMRFLAPWPVKSLAEAYIGFFRGTPLLVQIFMIFFGLPSIGIKMNAFTAATLAIGLNSGAYQAEIVRSTVKGVPEEQLLVARSLGLSEAQILRHVVLPQAVRNAIPALTNEYVMLLKESALASVIGVMELTRVGEFMTAATFRALEAYLLVALIYLAVSYTFMKASKSTEKKLAIPGYERWVK encoded by the coding sequence TTGCTGGACCTAGCTTTAACATACGCGGACCTCCTCCTAGAGGGTCTGGGCAGGACGATAGCAATAGCAATCCTAGGCTTCGCCCTAGGCTTCACGATATCCATGTTGCTCAGCTTCATGAGGTTCCTGGCGCCCTGGCCCGTGAAGTCGCTTGCAGAGGCCTACATAGGGTTCTTCCGGGGAACGCCGCTCCTAGTACAAATATTCATGATATTCTTCGGCCTACCCAGTATAGGTATAAAGATGAACGCCTTCACCGCCGCCACGCTCGCGATAGGGCTAAACAGCGGAGCATACCAGGCGGAGATAGTCAGGTCAACCGTAAAGGGGGTCCCAGAGGAACAGTTGCTCGTCGCAAGATCCCTCGGCTTGAGTGAGGCCCAGATACTCCGGCACGTAGTGCTGCCACAGGCCGTGAGGAACGCTATACCAGCGCTGACAAACGAGTACGTCATGCTCTTGAAGGAGAGCGCCCTGGCGAGCGTTATAGGGGTGATGGAGTTGACCAGGGTGGGAGAGTTCATGACGGCCGCAACCTTCCGGGCCCTAGAAGCCTACCTCTTGGTTGCACTAATCTACCTGGCAGTATCCTACACGTTCATGAAGGCATCCAAGTCCACCGAGAAGAAGCTGGCCATACCAGGCTA